One Echeneis naucrates chromosome 4, fEcheNa1.1, whole genome shotgun sequence genomic window, attataaataaattaaaaccaGCATTGTCATGGGGCATTGATATGCTGACCTATGAATACTCATTTTATCActgcacacataaacacccaGTTTTTATATgtctgtgactctgtgtgtaCATCATCATGGCATTACCTGAACAGTGCGTAAAGTGCGCAGGATCAGCAGTTGGGCTTTAGGAGAGTTACATGCCATGACGCTAATGAGGCTTCTGtagatttgtttttgatgtttagGATTTCCTTGGCACAGGGACTCCAGAAGGACCGAAGCTTTTCCTTGGGTTTCCTCTGTGCATGACTCTGCCAGGCATTCTGCTACGACTTTGGCACCTACAGAATAGAGAGGTCAAAGCTGATATAATTCCTCCTACATTATATTGGCCCAAATGGTAAGTGAATAATGACATTTACCATGGCTTTCACAGATGATCTCTTTGTATTTGCGACCAGCATTGGAGATAGTGAGCAGAAGATGGAGGGCTTCTGCTTTGTCCTCCTCTCTGATCTGAGTGTGGCTCAAGATGTCCAGCAGTGTGAGAACACCTTCATCCTGCAGAAACTCTGAGAGGTACCGattgctgacaaaaacaaatgaaagcaaacaagaGTACCGATCACAGAGGAATGCCAGAAAGGACTCAAACAAGGATGATGGACTATTTTAGTTGTACTCACTGGCCTGATGCAGATAGGAAAATGTTGATTGCGCTTAACTGGAGTCCCAAAATTTTCCCAAACGTGTATCTGAATATTCAGTGAAGGTCTGGGTGTCAGGTGATTATAGAGCAGAGCAGCCTAACATGAGGCCTAGACATGAtctctttttgtatttgtattatcATGCATGACACGCATAGAATAAACACCAAATAAGACTCTCATACATGACAACAGACATCATTGGAGCCACAGCTTACAGTGCCACACTGAATTTTCAGGACTATTAATCAAATATTTAGCCTTCACAAATCTGTGGATGTGTTGTGAGTTTATGGagaagaatggagaaaaaaaaaagggatacGTGAGTCTGATCCAGGTGGTGAGTCGAGCAAGAAAGAGACTGGAAACCTCGGCAAACTCGGACTCCAGCTCAGAGGTGGTCTTCCCCGCGTTTTGGCCGATAAAGGTGTTCAACATGCGGCTCCGGACCGTCCTGTCTCCGCGGTCCCAGTCCCGGAGGAAGCTCAGCACTCTGCCGACGGTCGCCGGTTCACGGTGGGTGGGCATCGTTGTTGTTGTAAgttaatgtttttataaaacaaacaaaaaactaaaactaaccCACACTGAAATCCTATAGCTGCtcctatgtaaaaaaaaaaaaagaattaccTTGACTTTGATTTTGACTAAGAGCTGACTTTATTTAGCTTCCTCAACTTCCGCCTTCACTTCGTTTACATGGTCGCTTAGCAACAAGGATCCGTCCATGTTGGTTCAcgtcattattttattatagtAACATAATGTCAgtgaaatgtatgaaaatgaatCCCTTAACTTTACTTATATAAATAAGATTACAGCCCATCAACTAAAAGATGTCTGCCAGTTTTCATCCATATCTGGACTGTTTTCTTCTGTATAAGACCGCTGCTTGGTTAGCAGGTTAATTATCGTCTTATTTCTACTGatcttatttttatattattttagcTTGTCTCGCATTAAACACGGACCGGTGTCCCCACCGGGTGGTTGGCTGGTGGAGCCGGCAGAATAAACCGGCTGCCGGGTTTGCTGCCCCCCGCAGGCCGCGCTCCGGAAAATGCGCCTCTCTCTCCGGAGATAAAGGAGGAACATCTCGGCGTGGTGAGGAAAATCTCAGCTGAACTCAGTCCTCCATGGGACCCACTCGGTTTTTAACCcgacacaccccccccccccccccccaggccgGGTCTCTTTGTCCGCCCCCCTCCTCTCAAACCTCCGGGATCTACTTTTAATGTCCCTCTGTGCCAAATAGCGGCTGGTCCGGGGAGCGACACTTCATCTTAACTGCTATTgtttgctatatatatatatttatttttattttaagacccaatgtaaaaaaaatcctacaaaCTCGcacatgttatttttattattattattatttcaatctTTACAATCGCTGGTGTGTTTAAGGACCGATGGGTGCGCGTATCAGGGCGGAAAAACGGAGCGCCAGAAGAACGAAGGGAGAGAGTGACAAGGaccgggggggtggggggggggggagagaaaggggaggggaaCTGACATTAAAGCAACACAACAAGGAAACTACACTGCGGAGCCACGGACGCCttcattttatgtctttttgaATAATAGCCAGAGCTCGTGTGGCGAAGTGCGTCCGTGAAATCCGCCCGCAGCTCGGCCCCCCTTCACGGCCTCCCGTGCCCCGGAAAAAAGGAGCCGCTTTCGGACCGAGTCGGACTTCCAGGCGGCTTCCCGACGCTTCGGCGGACATGGGTGAGAATAATGAAAGAGGACTTTAATTGTGATTGTGGTGGGAAATtaggagaggaggagcaggcctCTTCTTCTGGAGAGGAGAGCCGAGTCCTGATGGGAGGTGGAAACAAAGGCCAAGCGCTTAGCTTAGCCGTAATTAATACTAAAGATCAATTTAGATGATCTTTTGGTTATTTTCAGCCCGCACAGATTAATTTTATACACGAGGactgctattattattatttctttttctttttttctttttagcatgCAGCCGTCTTAAAGGATGGAGTTTCCATCAGAAAGTCATTGTAATTAAGAATAATACACATTTGCTGTGATGCAGCTTTGAGATGTTAAACTGGCGTTCAGGTGCTTTGGTTAATTTTTAAACTGTGACctttcaaaaagacaaaaaagaaaaagcagctgctgcagagtcagagatttgaaatgaaagcattGTGTTGGTGGACATGTTTACCTCAGCAGATCTGATCGGTGTTTGTGTCCCCAGGCTCAGAGCCACCCAGCTCTCCACAGGtggtggaggatggaggagaggaggatgaggaggagctgagtggaggggaggaggctGACCTGAGGTCCAGCTCCGGCCGTGGCTCCCTGCTGACCCGGAGAGGCATCACCCTGAGAGTGCTGCTCAAGGACGGCCTGGTGGAGCCCGGGGACGGGGTGCTCGCCATCCACTACTTGGTAACAACACATATCACACACAGATAGAGAGCaagagctgctgttgtgtatctttttttttttttttttttttaagtattgtGTTATGTGAAGTTGCACCAGTCGATAAAATACACCTGACTGTGGATGTAAAAGGAGTAAACCCACATGcacatgttttagttttgtccTGAAACTCCCTCTCTTTTCCGTCAGGGTAAGAACTTTGTCGGAGACCTGTTGAATGATGGGAAAATCCGATGGGTGGAGACGGGCCAAATTTTCAACTCCCCCAGCGCCTGGGCGACACACTGCAAACGTCTGGTTAACCCAGCTAAAAAGTCCGGCTGCGGCTGGGCGTCTGTACGCTACCGGGGACAGAAACTGGTCCAGTACAAAACCACCTGGCTGCACAAATACCAACCCAGCGCAGACATGGTGAGAACACAGTGATGGAGCCTGTTTATTGTTATTGCATTATCTTCACCTCAATGAGGGAAATATCTGAGCCAATTTGCTGAAatactgtgaaatgtttttttttttttaaatctcattcaGGTTTTGCACAAAGAAAACATAGAACGAAgtagaatgaagcagcacagcagcaaaataaCTTGCTGATTTTGAAAGATGGATGATGAAATATATGAGAGGAAATGGCAGTTCGGGAAGagcagttttcttttgtcagacaCTTTGATTTGACAGACTGATAGCAGCTTTTGaaacttctttttcctccctgtttATGCCTTGAGAAGCTTTTTAGACTTTTAATGAAATGATTcctatttgttttattctgtaatgaagagaaagaagctTAATTTACAAATATACCTGGATAGATTCATATGAAGAATAGTGTGGAAATATTCTGATCCTGTGACACCTCAGTTTTACATTGGGGACTTCTTGGGAGGGAGGGcatgatttgttttaatgtttttttgtttatatgaCTATCAGTATTATCTCACGTCACATCTTCTGCTCACTTCTTGTGATTTCAGAGCTTGGTGagtgaggaggatgatgatgaggatgaagaggaggggaaggcaGCTGTGCAGGCTGATGAGAAGAACAAGAACACCAAACCTGGATTACATGGTATgatccttcccttcccttcttctcttcccttcccttcccttcgCTTACAGAAACTCCTCTTCACTGTTACAGATGTAATGGTTTCACGAAgaactgacagagagagaattcCTGTCAGATACTGCACCTTGGGCACCAGGGATGCTGCCAGGTACTTCCTGTAAATCAGACTGATCAATGCCATTTCGTATGACCACCGTGTTGTGCATGAGACGAACTGAAACTAATTTGTGTCCTCAGAGATCCACACACACTCGTGGAGCTGTCAGCCTTCTCAGCCATCAACAGATTCCAGCCTTTCAATGTAGCCGTGTCCAGTAACGTATTGCTGCTAATGGTAAGAGTTACAGCTAAAGCAGGAGATTTAAACATCACTGGATATTTAAGAGACTGAGATGCctcctttttgtcatttataGGACTTTCACTGTCACCTGACCACCAGTGAGGTGGTGGGATACCTCGGAGGGCGGTGGGATACTAATACACAATGTGAGTGTGACTTAACCATACAAATAAGATTAAAATAATGCATCAGTAGATCGGAATGAGGCTTCATCACCTGCGTATTTCTTCTGATGgttgtgtttcagtgctgaCCGTCTTAAGGGCTTTCCCCTGTCGGACCAGGCTGGCAGACAGAGAATCGGCCTctgctgtggaggaggaggtacAGTAACACGTGGACGGCAGGTCACAggtccaaatgaaaacatggaggCGAACTCGATCTGCCCCCAGGACAGCTCAGTAGCCAACACCAACCGAGTCAAATTTTGTCACATGGAAATACAATCAGTGACTGCAGTGTAGACTGCTCTAAGATTAAATACGAGTTCATTTCCAGCAACATCAGAAAGTTATTGTTTTATGTCAAAAGGAACTGTCCTACGACACAAAGattaaattgaaatgttttccttccttttccgGGATGTGTACTGATATGTGAATAATAGGTACTGAAAAATGACCAAATTTGCTTCATATTATCTGCACTTTTGTAAGTCTTCACCAAGGCTCCTGATAGCCACTGCTTTAGAATGTGTCTATTATATTAAGCtcaagtgaaataaaatatacatcAGTTCACGTCAGTCACTTGTCATGGTTACTCACCCCCAGATCTGCCAGAACCTGTTCATGCGTGGGCTGTCGTTGGTGGGCTGGTACCACAGTCACCCACGAGGTCCAGCTCTGCCGTCGCTGCAGGACATCGACTCCCAGATGGACCACCAGCTGAGGCTGCAGGGCTCAAACAACGGCTTCCAGCCCTGCCTGGGCATCATCTGCGGTCAGTGGCTGCTTTCATGTGTAGCGTTGAGTTGAATTCTCCGAATGCTTTTTTACCAGTGTTGTACTTAGGTCCAGGTCCCAGTGTGTGAGTCTTTGCGGTTTTGTCTGAGTCAAGTTCAAAATGGGAGAGGATAAACTGGATCTATCTGCAATATACATCGATCAGCCAAGCTTTAATGACCACTTGTTCATCACTGTCTCACTCAGCATTTTGATGCCAAAACAGCAAATGCTTATGCTGGTTCTATCTGGTTCTATTAGAACTAGCATTGACCTGTTTGCAGTTTGAGCAGCAGGAGTTCTTCTATTCTTTGCTCCCCACTTGCTCATTTTTCCGGTTGGCAACCCATCAAcctcaaacacagacagatatatcCCGCCCACTGCCATGGTAACGAGTTAACCAGTGCTACCCACTTCACCTGTCGGCGGTCACGATGATATGGCTGATCAGTGTAAGCATCCGAGGTATTCTGCAAAGTCGTTGCACCACCccaaaaaataagaagaaagaaTAATTTAAAGTAATGGACAACAGATAGCAGAAAATGTCGAGTGGGGATGCCATCCAGTCGTTTTAATGTTTTAGTGAGCTCTTTTGACGACCTGTGGGCTAATGGCCATTCATGCTGCAGTGATAGGATGTGAGTAAGACAGGACCAAAATTTGAAGCCAAATTGTTGCACTTGCTGCAATTTCTAAGTTTAGATTTCCTTTGAGGAGGAGTATTATATACTACTATTCTGCTTTGTGATCAACATGCAGGTTTAgcccttaattttttttttgtttgttgtttttttcagggCCATATTATCACGGTAATCAAGGTGTGGCCTCCACAATAACTCCATTCTGGGTGGTGCCACCTCCTGAGGTAAAGACAGACATCACTAATGGATGTCAAGTTATCCTATTTCAGAATGTAATTACCTAGTTAAATGTTTCCTGCTGTAGTTCATTTAAAAGTTTGTGCACATTTTTCTGCTAATCCAACGCACAATCCGCCTTCCCGCAGCAAAGGCCGAATGACTACGGTATCCCGGTGGCTGTGGAGGTCACCTATGTGCAGGACAACTTTCTTACCAGTGATGTCCTTAATGAAATGGTACGGACACGGCAGCggcacacaaatgaaaactcaacacagaaatCAAAGTGCATGCAGCTGTTTCTAGTTTGCAAAGGCTGTAAATTAGTTTGAAAATGCTTAGCTCTTGTTTTCGATTCCTCCAAAGATGCTGCTGGTCGACTACTACAGGGCAGCTCCCGACCTCGTCCAGTTCGGCCAGTACTGGTGCCCCGACACGACCATGATGGACAAGATCAAGGTACAATGACCTACAGAAGACCACCACATTAAAAAACTGATTCCTGGACAGCTGTTAGCAAATGTGTGTCTGAGGATCCTTCGACTCTGAAGCCGACCTAACTTGCTCGTCTTCTCCCTCCTCAGGGCTCTCTGAGCTGCCATGCCCCCAAAGATCAGGCCTATTCTCAGATTTTGGAGCACGTCTACAGTCAGCTGAGCAATATGCACTGAGTGGATCAGCTCTGCATGGCGTGCTCGTTGCCGCTGTCTCCAAGTCGTCCCATTGCAAATGCCGAGTTGGCGGGTTCTGGTGTGGCCTGCGTACAATGTAAAACATGTAGATGCCTTGAATTCTGTCACGTCGTTCGATCCAGCATTGTCCCGAGTTCAGACACACTCCGACGACTTTGAAGGTGAAGGTGCTAAATCTGTGCTGCTAAGTCACCCAAGGAGGAGTGTATTTACCATCAATGTAAACCAAGAAATATACTTAGTGAACATACCTAATGCAATTAGTGTTTCTCTAAGAGTCGTGTCAGGAAGCAGGCCTCTTACCTTCTACCCGTGGACCTACGTGCCTATCTGTGCCAGTATCCTGCTGTATGTGGTATACTGCCAGATATGTACAATATAAACTTGTTGTAATTGCCTGCGTGGGCTGACGCAGGAAGtgattggaaaacaaaacataacaaaatggTGGTGCTAAATATCGTTAGCGTATAGCGTAAACGAAAGCGGCAGACGTGTCTTGGTTCTCTGCAATAGattttgtgaatgttttgtgttCCTCGAGTCAAATTGAAAGGTTGTAATGTGGTGCAAGTTAAATCCATTTTTTAATgaacttgtgtgtctgtgagctgtGTTGTGAATGTGCCCCTCTACTGTCTTCCTGTCAGGTTGCATGAGTCCTGTTGTGAGGACTCGTACTTGCTCCCTCTTTACCTGTACTGTATTTATAACTGTGGATTGTGTGACGTACATGTATGAAGACGTATGCCTTAAGCCTGCTGATTGATGATCCACAAAGCATTAAAATATACACACTGGAACTATTTAATCATAACTTGTCTCgcattgtgtgtgcatttgtgtgaggATAACTGCTGTGTTGTGTAATTTGTATAAATTGCTATTATGTGGTGTCACCAGATGCTCACAGCTCACCATTGATCAAATACAGGCCcaacacatttttccttttcatttattataaGAATGGGGGAGGTGGGAGATGAGAAAGGAGCACATAGAAATACTTTGATagtaaaagacaaaatattgCGGTTAAATTGTGTACGCATACTGAAAGTAAAAAGGCAACTTACTCTAAGACATACATTTACAGGGTGATACAGGACTACATGCAAAGATGAATTTAAAGATcttgtgtataaaaaaatactatGAAGAGCCATAATGATTTAACGTTCAAATGAGCATTTaagactaattaaaaaaaatggatagtccttaaaaaataataataatcaatgggacttttttgggggggcgcATGGATTAAAATCTACATAAAAGCAGTTTCCTCTGGTGGT contains:
- the armh1 gene encoding armadillo-like helical domain containing protein 1 isoform X1 — its product is MPTHREPATVGRVLSFLRDWDRGDRTVRSRMLNTFIGQNAGKTTSELESEFAEVSSLFLARLTTWIRLTYTFGKILGLQLSAINIFLSASGHNRYLSEFLQDEGVLTLLDILSHTQIREEDKAEALHLLLTISNAGRKYKEIICESHGAKVVAECLAESCTEETQGKASVLLESLCQGNPKHQKQIYRSLISVMACNSPKAQLLILRTLRTVQSRMKTAHHSIVEPLLNMLRSLHLGIQDEAINLILELKCYDVKPLLLSGLVGLLKPTKEEVKQQQITQETYFVDTIPSETEMIKMNGSLSVFVQQAAAAKAIRMLAEQDQELSCELLALGVSQCLLCAMGNREHSDAQIQASLALKHFVCSFPVIKEDVQRVMGRTLFEAFMHNPASLYMSLDEAQAEIMLTNKMSIPKVLDGEIYEG
- the armh1 gene encoding armadillo-like helical domain containing protein 1 isoform X2, whose translation is MPTHREPATVGRVLSFLRDWDRGDRTVRSRMLNTFIGQNAGKTTSELESEFAEVSSLFLARLTTWIRLTYTFGKILGLQLSAINIFLSASGHNRYLSEFLQDEGVLTLLDILSHTQIREEDKAEALHLLLTISNAGRKYKEIICESHGAKVVAECLAESCTEETQGKASVLLESLCQGNPKHQKQIYRSLISVMACNSPKAQLLILRTLRTVQSRMKTAHHSIVEPLLNMLRSLHLGIQDEELKCYDVKPLLLSGLVGLLKPTKEEVKQQQITQETYFVDTIPSETEMIKMNGSLSVFVQQAAAAKAIRMLAEQDQELSCELLALGVSQCLLCAMGNREHSDAQIQASLALKHFVCSFPVIKEDVQRVMGRTLFEAFMHNPASLYMSLDEAQAEIMLTNKMSIPKVLDGEIYEG
- the mpnd gene encoding MPN domain-containing protein, yielding MGSEPPSSPQVVEDGGEEDEEELSGGEEADLRSSSGRGSLLTRRGITLRVLLKDGLVEPGDGVLAIHYLGKNFVGDLLNDGKIRWVETGQIFNSPSAWATHCKRLVNPAKKSGCGWASVRYRGQKLVQYKTTWLHKYQPSADMSLVSEEDDDEDEEEGKAAVQADEKNKNTKPGLHDVMVSRRTDRERIPVRYCTLGTRDAARDPHTLVELSAFSAINRFQPFNVAVSSNVLLLMDFHCHLTTSEVVGYLGGRWDTNTQLLTVLRAFPCRTRLADRESASAVEEEICQNLFMRGLSLVGWYHSHPRGPALPSLQDIDSQMDHQLRLQGSNNGFQPCLGIICGPYYHGNQGVASTITPFWVVPPPEQRPNDYGIPVAVEVTYVQDNFLTSDVLNEMMLLVDYYRAAPDLVQFGQYWCPDTTMMDKIKGSLSCHAPKDQAYSQILEHVYSQLSNMH